From the Cervus elaphus chromosome 20, mCerEla1.1, whole genome shotgun sequence genome, one window contains:
- the LOC122677022 gene encoding general transcription factor IIF subunit 2-like, protein MASGGSRLKPLSIPLNLEGIQQNQRMWLVKVPKYLSQQWSEASGSGEVGKLKIATNQGKSEISFTLNKELTDIRGTNGQPAPVHAPMEHQFLLRSDRGQVLTVLTEHAPDQLFLQGTVVHRGECRPAPSENYMRLKRMQIERASKPARTVQKLEKVVTTNYKPVANHQYNIEYEKRKKEAGKRVKADKDRVLTLLFAAFEKHQYYNIKDLVGITMQPVVYLKEILNEIGVRNVKGPHKNTWELKAEYRCYQREAKRE, encoded by the coding sequence ATGGCCTCCGGAGGCAGCCGACTCAAGCCCCTGAGCATTCCACTCAACTTGGAGGGAATCCAACAGAACCAGCGTATGTGGCTGGTGAAGGTACCAAAGTACCTGTCGCAGCAGTGGTCGGAAGCTTCTGGAAGCGGTGAAGTAGGGAAGCTGAAGATTGCCACAAATCAAGGGAAGTCGGAAATCTCCTTTACTCTGAATAAGGAACTTACAGACATTCGGGGTACAAATGGACAACCGGCCCCTGTCCACGCTCCCATGGAGCATCAGTTTCTCTTGCGTTCAGACAGAGGGCAGGTCCTCACGGTGCTTACTGAGCATGCGCCGGATCAACTTTTCCTGCAAGGAACCGTGGTCCATCGTGGCGAATGCAGACCTGCTCCCAGTGAAAACTACATGAGGCTGAAGAGGATGCAAATAGAGCGGGCTTCCAAACCTGCCAGGACTGTACAGAAACTGGAGAAGGTGGTCACGACCAATTATAAACCTGTTGCCAATCATCAGTACAATATTGAatatgagaagagaaagaaagaagccgGAAAGAGAGTGAAGGCGGATAAAGACCGAGTGTTAACCTTGCTATTTGCTGCCTTTGAGAAACACCAGTATTATAACATAAAGGACTTGGTTGGCATCACTATGCAACCTGTGGTGTACCTGAAGGAAATCTTGAATGAAATCGGTGTTCGAAATGTAAAAGGACCCCACAAAAACACTTGGGAGCTGAAGGCAGAGTACCGGTGTTATCAGAGAGAAGCCAAGAGAGAGTGA